A single genomic interval of Papaver somniferum cultivar HN1 unplaced genomic scaffold, ASM357369v1 unplaced-scaffold_7, whole genome shotgun sequence harbors:
- the LOC113343872 gene encoding agmatine hydroxycinnamoyltransferase 1-like, with protein MSIKVEIVGAKLVAPIYNCDEPKPVHNTFISLAVFDKIVEDDYASFLYVYKPPNPSNMLLEHGLRKALVEYPEWAGRFSASDKGEERVILLNYEGMIFIEATADCTLDEVIPFNLANLSSLNPSERVINELALVQLTS; from the coding sequence ATGTCCATCAAAGTTGAGATAGTGGGTGCAAAGCTAGTAGCACCAATCTACAATTGCGATGAACCAAAACCCGTTCATAATACATTTATCTCTCTTGCTGTCTTTGACAAGATAGTGGAAGATGATTACGCATCGTTCCTATATGTGTATAAACCACCAAACCCATCAAATATGTTATTAGAACACGGTCTCCGGAAGGCTCTAGTCGAATACCCAGAATGGGCAGGCAGGTTTTCTGCAAGTGATAAAGGTGAGGAACGTGTGATACTACTAAATTACGAAGGTATGATATTCATCGAAGCAACAGCTGATTGCACTCTCGATGAGGTTATTCCATTCAACCTGGCTAACTTATCGAGTTTAAACCCAAGTGAAAGAGTAATAAATGAATTGGCTCTAGTTCAGCTCACTAGCTAG
- the LOC113343874 gene encoding putrescine hydroxycinnamoyltransferase 3-like, producing MELVQVKNVEVARDPPIISYDHKNVEVAKRVINHNELMDELLPYSADDVVHHKAHFTPEFIAELKSKANSSVPDIVDGKRRPYSTFESLVAHLWRTMAKVRGPTDLQTTKVKISVNGRRRLRPCVPDEYFGNLILAAFPQSRVNELLQKSLSHATEVIHDAVAKLNSDYFKSIIDFAKNNMRNEDLILDEQGWKVPTVWPNLEVDSWLGFPFDTVDFGFGKPYIFMPSFGPWEGVVYLVPSMDGDGSIDVYITLFEQYLNLFEEICFCVN from the coding sequence ATGGAGCTGGTGCAAGTCAAAAACGTTGAGGTTGCACGAGATCCTCCTATAATCTCTTACGACCACAAAAACGTTGAGGTTGCAAAGAGGGTGATCAATCATAATGAGCTGATGGATGAACTACTTCCTTACTCGGCAGATGATGTGGTTCATCATAAAGCACATTTCACACCCGAATTTATTGCCGAGCTTAAGAGTAAGGCTAACTCTTCAGTTCCAGATATCGTTGATGGAAAACGTAGGCCTTATTCCACCTTTGAAAGCTTGGTAGCTCATCTATGGAGAACCATGGCTAAGGTCCGAGGACCTACAGATCTCCAGACAACCAAAGTAAAGATCTCCGTGAACGGACGAAGAAGGTTGAGACCTTGTGTTCCAGATGAGTACTTCGGTAATTTGATTCTTGCAGCGTTTCCTCAATCTCGAGTGAACGAACTTTTGCAGAAATCCTTGAGCCACGCCACCGAGGTAATTCATGATGCTGTAGCGAAGTTGAACTCGGATTACTTCAAATCTATTATAGACTTCGCGAAAAATAATATGCGGAATGAGGATTTGATATTAGATGAACAGGGATGGAAAGTCCCAACTGTGTGGCCCAATTTGGAGGTCGATAGCTGGCTTGGATTTCCATTCGACACGGttgatttcggttttggaaagccTTATATTTTCATGCCATCGTTTGGACCTTGGGAGGGTGTGGTGTATTTAGTTCCTTCAATGGATGGTGATGGAAGCATAGATGTCTACATAACTTTGTTCGAGCAATATCTAAATCTGTTCGAAGAAATTTGTTTCTGCGTAAACTAA
- the LOC113343875 gene encoding agmatine hydroxycinnamoyltransferase 1-like: MSIKVQIVSSKLVGPIYNGDEPKPVPNQFVPLSVFDKLVDNDYATIIYVYKPPNPSNLLFEQGLRKALVEYPEWAGRFSASDNGEERVILLNDKGMRFIEATSDCTVDEVIPFNLSTLLSLNPSERGIDELALVQLTRFTCGSLVVFFSGSHMVADGAGASQFAVSWSQACRGLEIHPRPLHDRNIFLPRNPPKIAYDHQNVEVAKRVVNNNELIDPIPPYSADDVVRHRAHFTPEFIARIKSKANSSVPDIVSGGRRPYSTFASLVAHLWRTMTKVRGLAELQTTEMKISVNGRRRLKPCVPDEYFGNLILSAFPQSRAKELLDESLSHTAEVIHEAVGKVNSDYFKSFIDFASTNIQDEDLRLEEEGWEVPTLWPNFEVDSWLGFPFHAVDFGFGKPYLFMPSFGAWEGVAYLVPSFDGDGSIDVYITLFQQHLDRFQEICFCLD; encoded by the coding sequence ATGTCCATCAAAGTTCAGATAGTGAGTTCAAAGTTAGTAGGACCAATTTACAATGGTGATGAACCAAAACCTGTTCCCAATCAGTTTGTTCCGCTTAGTGTCTTTGACAAGTTAGTAGATAATGATTATGCAACGATCATATATGTGTATAAACCACCAAACCCATCAAATTTGTTATTCGAACAAGGTCTACGGAAAGCTTTAGTCGAATACCCTGAATGGGCTGGCAGGTTTTCCGCAAGTGATAATGGTGAGGAGCGTGTGATACTATTAAATGACAAAGGTATGAGATTCATCGAAGCAACCTCTGATTGCACTGTCGATGAGGTTATTCCATTCAACCTGTCTACCTTGTTGAGTTTAAACCCAAGTGAAAGGGGAATTGATGAATTGGCTCTAGTGCAGCTCACTAGATTCACTTGTGGTTCATTAGTTGTGTTCTTTTCGGGAAGCCATATGGTGGCTGATGGAGCTGGTGCAAGTCAATTCGCTGTTTCTTGGAGTCAAGCTTGTCGAGGTTTAGAGATTCATCCACGCCCGCTGCACGATCGGAACATATTTCTTCCTCGGAATCCTCCTAAAATCGCTTATGACCACCAAAATGTTGAGGTTGCAAAGAGGGTGGTGAACAATAATGAGCTGATTGATCCAATACCTCCTTATTCGGCAGATGACGTGGTCCGACATAGAGCACATTTCACACCGGAATTTATTGCCAGGATTAAGAGTAAGGCTAACTCTTCAGTACCAGATATCGTCAGTGGTGGACGCAGGCCTTATTCCACCTTTGCGAGCTTGGTTGCTCATTTATGGAGAACCATGACTAAGGTTCGAGGACTTGCAGAGCTTCAAACGACCGAAATGAAGATCTCCGTGAATGGACGAAGAAGATTGAAACCTTGTGTTCCAGATGAGTACTTTGGTAATTTGATTCTTTCTGCATTTCCTCAATCTCGAGCCAAAGAACTTTTGGATGAATCCTTGAGTCACACTGCCGAGGTAATTCATGAAGCTGTAGGAAAGGTGAACTCGGACTACTTCAAATCTTTTATAGACTTTGCAAGCACTAACATTCAGGATGAGGATCTGAGGTTGGAGGAAGAAGGCTGGGAAGTCCCAACTTTGTGGCCCAATTTTGAGGTAGATAGCTGGCTTGGATTCCCGTTCCACGCGGTGGatttcggttttggaaagccTTACCTTTTCATGCCATCATTTGGAGCTTGGGAGGGTGTAGCATACTTAGTTCCTTCGTTTGATGGTGATGGAAGCATAGATGTCTATATAACTTTGTTTCAGCAACATTTGGATCGGTTCCAGGAAATTTGTTTCTGCTTAGACTAA